A stretch of Rhododendron vialii isolate Sample 1 chromosome 4a, ASM3025357v1 DNA encodes these proteins:
- the LOC131324395 gene encoding uncharacterized protein LOC131324395 isoform X2, with protein MRIRQYQLASLHQSVAHSPLNTKPFCYPITQVHRLPWNPHNLKLNKFNHRLTRYNTRCRNHDTLNVSITSVHTDDSSSSFKGHLKAQEEAQDKSFWGAVGLIIGTAVGPGMLGLPAAMLRSGPLPSTVTILLSWVYVISSIILVAELSFAAMEEDNVSEVSFTGLATKALGSHVGALVALVYASLSFSLLVACVSGIGTIISQWFPLINPIIANALFPLVVGIILCFFPFKVIDATNRFLCFVMLVSISALVAVGLLVGRTNILASFSHASWDLSSVLPAIPVTVLTLGFHVITPFICKIAGNSINEARRAILFGGVVPLVMVLLWNLIVLGLAGTNKAPSSRDPISLLLSVNPSALSAVQGFAFSALATSLIGYAVSFPKQVFDTLELILGKPNSTQRDPSPIRSIDDEGGKVGFATYSGGHDRSNMGKVSHNRSRSAFPESKSVLAFGSLQYIMVPLVLGLPVLIASFFRSTFSRALDFAGIYANCFLFGILPPIMVYIYQSRKQIRSSILPGGKGALVLLFSIAVILSIWH; from the exons ATGAGGATTCGTCAATATCAGCTTGCTTCTCTACACCAATCGGTTGCTCATTCGCCTTTAAATACCAAGCCTTTTTGTTATCCCATCACTCAAGTTCATAGACTGCCATGGAACCCCCATAACCTAAAACTCAATAAGTTCAACCACCGGTTAACACGCTATAATACTAGATGCAGAAACCATGATACCTTGAATGTTTCAATCACTTCAGTCCACACCGATGACAGTAGTAGTAGCTTCAAAGGTCACCTTAAAGCTCAAGAAGAAGCTCAGGACAAGAGCTTCTGGGGTGCCGTTGGTCTGATCATTGGCACCGCTGTTGGGCCTGGAATGCTCGGTTTGCCTGCTGCAATGCTAAGATCCGGTCCTCTTCCATCAACGGTTACCATTCTCCTCTCATGGGTCTATGTTATATCCTCTATCATACTTGTAGCAGAGCTCAGCTTCGCGGCTATGGAAGAAGACAATGTCTCTGAGGTGAGCTTCACGGGGCTTGCAACAAAAGCATTGGGAAGTCATGTTGGCGCTTTGGTCGCTCTGGTCTATGCCTCACTGAGTTTTTCTTTGTTGGTGGCATGCGTTTCGGGCATTGGTACTATTATTTCTCAGTGGTTTCCATTGATAAATCCCATAATAGCCAATGCCTTGTTTCCATTGGTTGTTGGAATCATACTCTGCTTCTTTCCTTTTAAAGTGATTGATGCCACCAACAGGTTTCTATGTTTTGTCATGCTTGTCTCCATATCTGCACTTGTGGCAGTTGGATTATTAGTGGGACGAACGAACATACTGGCTTCCTTCAGCCATGCCTCATGGGATCTTTCTTCAGTGTTACCTGCCATACCCGTTACTGTACTCACATTGGGGTTCCATGTAATCACCCCTTTCATTTGTAAGATTGCTGGGAATTCCATAAACGAGGCCCGGAGAGCCATACTGTTTGGTGGGGTTGTTCCATTAGTCATGGTTTTGTTGTGGAATCTCATAGTTTTGGGGCTTGCTGGCACCAACAAAGCCCCATCGTCAAGAGATCCTATCTCACTCCTGTTATCTGTTAATCCATCTGCTTTATCAGCTGTTCAAGGTTTTGCATTTTCGGCTTTGGCAACTAGTTTAATAGGGTATGCTGTTAGTTTCCCAAAACAAGTATTTGATACCCTGGAGTTGATTCTCGGAAAACCCAACTCAACACAACGAGATCCATCTCCAATACGTTCTATTGACGATGAAGGTGGAAAAGTTGGGTTTGCCACTTATTCAGGTGGTCATGATAGAAGCAATATGGGCAAGGTTTCCCATAATCGGTCAAGAAGTGCTTTTCCGGAATCTAAATCTGTACTTGCTTTTGGCTCCTTACAGTACATTATGGTGCCACTTGTACTCGGCCTTCCAGTTCTCATAGCGTCTTTCTTCCGCTCAACATTTTCCAGAGCTCTTGATTTTGCTGGAATATATGCAAATTGCTTTCTATTCGGCATCCTTCCTCCGATAATGGTGTATATTTATCAATCCAGGAAACAAATTAG ATCATCCATTCTACCTGGGGGAAAAGGTGCACTTGTACTTCTGTTTAGCATTGCAGTCATATTAAGTATTTGGCATTAG
- the LOC131324394 gene encoding NAC domain-containing protein 92-like, with amino-acid sequence MEGPSSMILQNVVGDDQEDYNMDLPPGFRFHPTDEEIISHYLTPKVKNGSFSAVAVGEVDLNKCEPWDLPKKAKMGEKEWYFFCQRDRKYPTGMRTNRATESGYWKATGKDKEIYKKGRGGSLVGMKKTLVFYKGRAPKGEKTNWVMHEYRLEGQFSYYNFPKPAKDEWVVCRIFHKNSGIKRSPPGHSLLTRMNSSSFVDDLLMDYPNSSLPPLIDQQPAGNNSSFTDGTTEDEYTTIKGKVTASSSSPRSSDGGVDHGNYDLSYFSADHLLNDVKNHVMPYSSNYYMSSSSNPMSDFQFYPQIPHPNPVFPFKQASTNLGYYDSGLIKAADIDNDRAMLSGAPATKNESRTMSVSQDTGVSTDATTTETSSVISKKDLGSNSNMSNYHDQDLDQDPSVGPVSDDLDYLWTY; translated from the exons ATGGAAGGACCTTCTTCGATGATATTGCAGAACGTCGTCGGCGACGATCAAGAGGACTATAACATGGATTTGCCGCCGGGTTTTCGATTCCACCCCACCGACGAGGAAATCATTTCTCACTACCTCACGCCGAAGGTGAAGAACGGCAGCTTCAGTGCAGTAGCCGTCGGAGAAGTCGATCTCAATAAGTGCGAACCGTGGGATTTACCTA AGAAAGCGAAGATGGGGGAGAAGGAATGGTACTTCTTTTGCCAGAGAGACCGGAAGTATCCGACGGGGATGAGGACGAACAGGGCGACGGAATCCGGGTATTGGAAGGCCACCGGAAAAGACAAGGAGATTTACAAAAAGGGTAGAGGTGGTTCTCTGGTCGGAATGAAGAAGACTCTTGTTTTCTACAAAGGGAGAGCTCCCAAAGGAGAGAAAACCAATTGGGTCATGCATGAATACAGGCTTGAAGGCCAATTCTCTTACTACAACTTCCCTAAACCTGCAAAG GATGAATGGGTGGTGTGCAGGATTTTCCACAAGAACTCAGGAATCAAAAGGAGTCCACCAGGACACAGCCTGTTAACAAGAATGAATTCCTCAAGCTTCGTGGATGATCTGCTAATGGATTATCCAAACAGCTCACTCCCACCTCTCATCGACCAACAACCCGCCGGTAACAACTCGAGCTTCACCGACGGGACTACCGAAGACGAATACACGACGATCAAGGGAAAAGTCACTGCATCCTCGTCGTCGCCGAGATCCTCCGACGGAGGAGTAGACCATGGCAATTACGACCTCTCCTACTTCTCCGCAGACCACTTGCTCAACGacgtcaaaaatcatgttatgCCATATAGTAGCAACTACTACATGAGTAGTAGCAGCAACCCAATGTCTGACTTCCAATTCTACCCTCAGATCCCACACCCAAATCCTGTCTTTCCTTTCAAGCAAGCCTCTACGAACCTAGGCTACTACGATTCCGGCTTGATCAAGGCGGCCGACATTGACAACGATCGAGCCATGTTGTCAGGAGCTCCAGCGACGAAAAACGAATCGAGAACGATGAGCGTTTCCCAGGACACGGGAGTCAGCACCGACGCGACCACGACCGAGACGTCCTCGGTGATTTCgaagaaggacttgggaagCAACAGCAACATGTCGAACTATCACGACCAAGACCTCGATCAGGATCCTTCGGTCGGCCCGGTTTCGGACGATCTTGATTACCTTTGGACCTATTGA
- the LOC131324395 gene encoding uncharacterized protein LOC131324395 isoform X1 encodes MRIRQYQLASLHQSVAHSPLNTKPFCYPITQVHRLPWNPHNLKLNKFNHRLTRYNTRCRNHDTLNVSITSVHTDDSSSSFKGHLKAQEEAQDKSFWGAVGLIIGTAVGPGMLGLPAAMLRSGPLPSTVTILLSWVYVISSIILVAELSFAAMEEDNVSEVSFTGLATKALGSHVGALVALVYASLSFSLLVACVSGIGTIISQWFPLINPIIANALFPLVVGIILCFFPFKVIDATNRFLCFVMLVSISALVAVGLLVGRTNILASFSHASWDLSSVLPAIPVTVLTLGFHVITPFICKIAGNSINEARRAILFGGVVPLVMVLLWNLIVLGLAGTNKAPSSRDPISLLLSVNPSALSAVQGFAFSALATSLIGYAVSFPKQVFDTLELILGKPNSTQRDPSPIRSIDDEGGKVGFATYSGGHDRSNMGKVSHNRSRSAFPESKSVLAFGSLQYIMVPLVLGLPVLIASFFRSTFSRALDFAGIYANCFLFGILPPIMVYIYQSRKQIRYVNRSSILPGGKGALVLLFSIAVILSIWH; translated from the exons ATGAGGATTCGTCAATATCAGCTTGCTTCTCTACACCAATCGGTTGCTCATTCGCCTTTAAATACCAAGCCTTTTTGTTATCCCATCACTCAAGTTCATAGACTGCCATGGAACCCCCATAACCTAAAACTCAATAAGTTCAACCACCGGTTAACACGCTATAATACTAGATGCAGAAACCATGATACCTTGAATGTTTCAATCACTTCAGTCCACACCGATGACAGTAGTAGTAGCTTCAAAGGTCACCTTAAAGCTCAAGAAGAAGCTCAGGACAAGAGCTTCTGGGGTGCCGTTGGTCTGATCATTGGCACCGCTGTTGGGCCTGGAATGCTCGGTTTGCCTGCTGCAATGCTAAGATCCGGTCCTCTTCCATCAACGGTTACCATTCTCCTCTCATGGGTCTATGTTATATCCTCTATCATACTTGTAGCAGAGCTCAGCTTCGCGGCTATGGAAGAAGACAATGTCTCTGAGGTGAGCTTCACGGGGCTTGCAACAAAAGCATTGGGAAGTCATGTTGGCGCTTTGGTCGCTCTGGTCTATGCCTCACTGAGTTTTTCTTTGTTGGTGGCATGCGTTTCGGGCATTGGTACTATTATTTCTCAGTGGTTTCCATTGATAAATCCCATAATAGCCAATGCCTTGTTTCCATTGGTTGTTGGAATCATACTCTGCTTCTTTCCTTTTAAAGTGATTGATGCCACCAACAGGTTTCTATGTTTTGTCATGCTTGTCTCCATATCTGCACTTGTGGCAGTTGGATTATTAGTGGGACGAACGAACATACTGGCTTCCTTCAGCCATGCCTCATGGGATCTTTCTTCAGTGTTACCTGCCATACCCGTTACTGTACTCACATTGGGGTTCCATGTAATCACCCCTTTCATTTGTAAGATTGCTGGGAATTCCATAAACGAGGCCCGGAGAGCCATACTGTTTGGTGGGGTTGTTCCATTAGTCATGGTTTTGTTGTGGAATCTCATAGTTTTGGGGCTTGCTGGCACCAACAAAGCCCCATCGTCAAGAGATCCTATCTCACTCCTGTTATCTGTTAATCCATCTGCTTTATCAGCTGTTCAAGGTTTTGCATTTTCGGCTTTGGCAACTAGTTTAATAGGGTATGCTGTTAGTTTCCCAAAACAAGTATTTGATACCCTGGAGTTGATTCTCGGAAAACCCAACTCAACACAACGAGATCCATCTCCAATACGTTCTATTGACGATGAAGGTGGAAAAGTTGGGTTTGCCACTTATTCAGGTGGTCATGATAGAAGCAATATGGGCAAGGTTTCCCATAATCGGTCAAGAAGTGCTTTTCCGGAATCTAAATCTGTACTTGCTTTTGGCTCCTTACAGTACATTATGGTGCCACTTGTACTCGGCCTTCCAGTTCTCATAGCGTCTTTCTTCCGCTCAACATTTTCCAGAGCTCTTGATTTTGCTGGAATATATGCAAATTGCTTTCTATTCGGCATCCTTCCTCCGATAATGGTGTATATTTATCAATCCAGGAAACAAATTAGGTATGTCAACAG ATCATCCATTCTACCTGGGGGAAAAGGTGCACTTGTACTTCTGTTTAGCATTGCAGTCATATTAAGTATTTGGCATTAG
- the LOC131324396 gene encoding amine oxidase [copper-containing] gamma 2, whose product MEAKRLLRLVFVILSTVLLLFLTLINLPYGANQPEAQLDCATYSPWCTSKNRIQQKTILKKKPPPIPTRHHSSDVPRHPLDPLTVQEFNKIRAVLSAHPLFKSSPYALHSVVLQEPPKPLVLAWRKGDPLPTRKASVVARVDGDSHVLTVDIDAGEVTQSQHDKEAASLSGFPTMTIEDMTSAMWAPLSNASFNRTIAERGIDLADLACLPISTGWFGKSEESRRLIKVQCYSTKGTANFYMRPIEGLTVLVDLDTKEVLEVSDNGRDIPIPAAANTDYRFSALNKKQVKRIVNPISLEQPEGPSFTVEDEHTVKWANWEFHLKPDPRAGVIVSQAVVRDPGTGEMRSVMYKGFASELFVPYMDPTDAWYFKTYMDAGEYGFGLQAMPLDPLNDCPRNAHYMDAVFPAADGIPYVRSNMVCVFESYAGDIAWRHSECPITDMEIREVRPKVTLVVRMAASVANYDYIVDWEFQTDGLIRVKVGLSGILMVKGSPFVNMNQVKEQENLYGTLLSENVIGVIHDHYVTFHLDMDVDGSDNSFVKVNLQREHDSPDNAPRQSYLKAVRNVAKTEKDAQVKLKLYDPSEFHVINPSKKTRVGNPVGYKVVPGGTAASLLDLDDPPQKRGAFTNNQIWVSPYNETEQWAGGLFVSQSQGEDTLAVWSERDRAIENKDIVVWYTLGFHHIPCQEDFPIMPTVSSSFDLKPVNFFENNPILRMPPNVDKDLPTCKAAASA is encoded by the exons ATGGAAGCAAAGAGGCTCCTACGCTTAGTCTTCGTCATCTTAAGCAccgtcctcctcctcttcttgaCTTTAATCAATCTGCCCTACGGCGCCAACCAGCCGGAGGCGCAACTCGACTGCGCCACCTACTCCCCGTGGTGCACCTCCAAGAACCGCATCCAGCAAAAGACGATCCTCAAGAAAAAACCACCGCCCATCCCCACGCGCCACCACTCCTCCGACGTTCCCCGCCACCCGCTTGACCCGCTCACCGTGCAAGAGTTCAacaagatccgagccgtcctcTCCGCCCACCCGCTCTTCAAATCCTCCCCCTACGCGCTCCACTCCGTCGTCCTCCAGGAACCGCCCAAGCCGCTCGTCCTCGCCTGGCGGAAGGGCGACCCCCTCCCCACGAGAAAAGCCTCCGTCGTCGCCCGCGTCGACGGCGACTCGCACGTGCTGACCGTGGACATCGACGCCGGCGAGGTGACTCAGTCCCAGCACGACAAGGAGGCCGCTTCCCTCTCCGGCTTCCCGACGATGACCATAGAGGACATGACCTCGGCCATGTGGGCCCCGCTCTCGAACGCCAGTTTCAACCGCACGATCGCCGAGCGGGGGATCGATCTGGCGGACCTCGCGTGCTTGCCGATTTCCACGGGGTGGTTCGGTAAGAGCGAGGAGAGCCGGAGATTGATCAAGGTGCAGTGCTACTCCACGAAGGGCACTGCCAACTTCTACATGAGGCCCATCGAAGGGCTCACGGTGCTCGTGGATTTGGACACGAAGGAGGTCTTGGAGGTCTCAGATAACGGGAGGGACATACCGATCCCCGCCGCTGCCAACACAGACTACCGCTTCTCCGcgttaaacaaaaaacaagtgaAAAGGATAGTGAACCCGATTTCCCTGGAGCAACCCGAGGGCCCGAGCTTCACCGTAGAGGACGAGCACACGGTGAAGTGGGCCAACTGGGAGTTCCACTTGAAACCCGACCCGAGAGCTGGCGTTATCGTCTCTCAGGCCGTGGTGCGGGACCCTGGGACGGGGGAGATGAGGAGTGTGATGTACAAGGGGTTTGCCTCGGAGCTGTTCGTGCCGTACATGGACCCCACGGACGCGTGGTACTTCAAGACGTATATGGACGCGGGGGAATACGGGTTCGGGCTCCAGGCCATGCCGCTTGACCCGCTCAACGACTGCCCGAGGAACGCGCATTATATGGATGCGGTGTTCCCCGCAGCCGATGGAATTCCGTATGTTCGGTCCAACATGGTTTGCGTCTTCGAGAGCTATGCGGGCGATATCGCCTGGCGCCATTCGGAGTGTCCCATTACTGACATGGAG ATTAGAGAGGTGAGGCCGAAGGTGACATTAGTGGTGAGAATGGCAGCATCAGTCGCCAACTACGATTACATTGTGGATTGGGAGTTCCAAACGGATGGACTAATCAGAGTTAAG GTGGGGCTAAGTGGCATCCTCATGGTGAAAGGGTCCCCTTTTGTGAACATGAACCAAgtgaaagaacaagaaaacctCTACGGCACCCTTTTATCGGAAAACGTGATCGGCGTAATTCACGACCACTACGTCACATTCCACCTTGACATGGACGTCGACGGCTCTGATAACTCCTTCGTGAAGGTGAATCTCCAGAGGGAGCACGACTCCCCTGACAATGCGCCACGTCAGAGTTACTTGAAGGCTGTGAGAAATGTGGCCAAGACCGAGAAAGATGCACAGGTTAAGCTCAAGCTCTATGACCCGTCCGAATTCCACGTTATCAACCCGAGTAAAAAGACTAGGGTTGGTAATCCGGTCGGTTATAAGGTGGTTCCGGGTGGCACGGCTGCTAGTTTGCTTGATCTTGATGATCCGCCTCAGAAGAGAGGTGCGTTTACGAATAACCAGATATGGGTCAGTCCCTATAACGAGACTGAGCAATGGGCCGGTGGGTTGTTCGTGTCCCAAAGCCAAGGCGAAGACACTCTTGCTGTGTGGTCTGAAAG GGATCGGGCGATTGAGAACAAGGACATCGTGGTGTGGTACACCTTAGGCTTCCATCACATACCATGCCAAGAGGATTTCCCAATCATGCCAACTGTGTCATCGAGCTTCGATCTAAAACCGGTAAACTTCTTTGAGAACAATCCTATCCTCAGGATGCCTCCTAACGTGGACAAAGACCTGCCAACTTGCAAGGCTGCTGCTTCAGCTTGA